In Leguminivora glycinivorella isolate SPB_JAAS2020 chromosome 17, LegGlyc_1.1, whole genome shotgun sequence, the DNA window TACGAGTGTCCCataaaccaacgccaaaattaaaaggggtgataggagatctcattagctatcatattaagacgatacggtaggggtcaattctccatacaaacgctctcgactatttcctccctggtttttaaagatagagcaatgattttttcaacacagattgttattatttttatctgtgtcggaccgttttgatttttttgatattctgctttttaaagactctaaagccaatcaaaaatttccaaaaacggcctttttcattgtggcgcaaaaaaaggtgtgatactcaagattggtaacaattaaccaaaaaagctaaacggtccgacatagattatttcattgttattcagattgtCAAATTTCGTactgattgattaagttttgaaggaggaaagagtcgagagcggaacctcgattttaaagatttttttgaaatatcttttgactgagttgttcttaatggaccattttttttcgataaatctagttaataacacttgtatatttaattaaaattcccaagttgaaaagggggctcctttccattttagcattttcgctaccgtatcctcttaagcgaATTTTATCTCAATGGAAAATGTCATGATTTTTGAGATAttggagtttattttataaaacgcaaagaaaaaaagcaaaaaagttcccatatctcgaaaaccatgacatctatatacatatataaaatgctAACGCTAATGTACGTATGTCCGGGGTTTTCTCTATCTAAGTTTTAcacgttttggaacgttctagaacattctagaaaatataagaactttcccgaacattctaaatctaaatatataaaagaagaaactgactgactgactggctgactaacatatcaacgcacagccgaaaccgctggtcctagagattccaaatttggcacgtaggttccttatataatgtAGTCGCTACGGGACGAGACGGGACGGGCCGGGACAGGCATAAGgttagggataaggatagggatagggacagggacagggatagggatagggataatatgggtatgGTTAGAGGGATATGCAGGCAGTGTAAAACGCAGTGCAAAAAGCaggcggctcagtgggaagggatcgttgttgtaagggataatgcaagaaagtactttttacccaccgaccattagtgtcgaaatacgggctatgtgggttgtttataaaggtttccccagcgtatatagaatacatacctactcatacctactacctacgctgtggtcgatgtggtaacatttctacaatcattgcaagcatttctttaaaaacaatagtattatgtgtaatcgaaataatcgcagacaaatgtacctacagagaaacttacggatccaaatgaaaatcttaatttttgtatacgtttgaataaaaatacttttagtacgcgggcgaagcagcgggtaaaagctagttttcatGTAAGGTAAAATTCGCTTAATGATAGCTATGATCTGTGATCACTCCTTTTAATTTAGACGTTGGTTGACGGGGCATCCTGTATATAGGTTTTCTCGATTTGAATATCCAAAGTTTACGTAATCATAATGAATTAGGTCCGAGATGAGAAGCAATGGACGAGGAAGTGCGAGGTAACACGTCTTAATTACTTAACCATTGGTTTAATTCACAGTGTGAAACTGTGAATAGGGTGACCAACCTGGTAttgcaaaaaaataagaatacaaaaaaaatgtgtgtgaTTGCTTACAAAAAATCCTTTCACTACTTTTTACATACTGATtttcgttaactttaaggaaagTTCAAGTTCcaattcaatcaaatcaaataaATTTATCTTAGGCCGATAGTAACTATCATATTTATGTTTGTCAtagaaatatcgtcactactttgaaaaaaacttgtatgatCTTCTTTGTCAATAGAAATAattatgatcataggtctgtttGCCTCCCTTTTTCTAACGTGAAggaaaaggacggcatgttgcctagatgatcatatttctatgacaaacatatgatagtggactatcggccttagaaactagtgtcttaactcttCCCGTCTCGACTGATGGACTTGGAccttaatgcgttttcacattatccgatccgatatcggatgtaggaccgatatcccatagatttaagccgccatctttgatttttgcctttgaaatccttccgacatccgatatcggatcggataatgtgaaaacgcactaaggtccATCAGTCGAGACTAAATATCAGGCTGATAGTCCATTATCATTATGTTTAcgcactaaattaattatataattattatatttattgtatattttggaACTATGTATATACAACTAAGTGTTTTAATGCAGAACGATTTGGAAATTAGAAATAGCTTTTACCAAATAATGAAGTCAGAAAGTGATAACAGTAATTATGCGGATATGTATCACTCAAGGATTATAGCTGTGATTATAGTCCAAAGTTTACGCTAAATCATGGTCACACCTAAACAAAGTGCCTTGTTTCTTTCTCATCATTGCACAATTATCAAAAGTCATTATAAAGTGCACAAACTCTGTCTAAGTTTCCAGAAAACAGGTAGTCATGTCAGTCTTGTCTAGGAACCCCTAGTAAAAAGGAACTATGATGCTGATTTTGACCGTGAAATTACTAATTCTAATTACATTTTGTGATGCGGTGAGCAAAATTACTTTTACATCTTTAGAATATAATCGATTAAGAGTCTACATTTTTTTGTCTTTGTAACCCAAATGGTTtttaacttattataacaaacattttttaattataacccccgacgcaaaaacgacggggtgttataagtttgacgtgtccgtctgtctgtctgtctgtctgtctgtctgtctgtctgtatgtctgtttgtctgtctgtgcgtgtgtctgtctgtggcaccgtagctcccgaacgggttaaccgatttcgattttttgaaagctgagttaatcggcagtgttcttagccatgtttcatgaaaatcggtccactatgtcgcaaaTGATCATTTTTAGACActcctttttcaaaattttaattttgtagttaaccttgagttataaataaatatattggggacactccagaccaaactaagcaaagcccTCTAACATACCAAATAAATTAGGTCATTCATAATAAGTAACACAAATAAATTGAAACCTTACCGGGAGACCTAAAAAGCCTCCTCCTAGAAAAGGTCTCCTGTTCCGTTTTAATttgaatatgtacctacttctacaaataaaaattgttgtacttagtagtaaactctttattgtacaattaataacaaaaacacAGTTATTACTGcaaagaacagtacaaaggcacacttatccctttgagagatttcttccagttaTCCTTTGATTGCATTTATCTTGGCATTTTTTTCATGTATGAGAGGCAAATGCGAGGCAAAAAAAAACTACGAGTACTTCAGCTAAATtaagtgttttttttctttaacagATGACCATGAAGCAAATAAAACAGACCGGGAAAACCATTAGAAAAACATGTCAACCAAAAAACAATGTGGCAGATGGTGAGCAAGACATTATAACTAATTATCTACTAATATCTAATTACCTAGAACTAATTTACTAAGTACTAAATGTTTTTTATAGTGCGATCCACACAGTTACACACTTTTGTACACCATTActcattaggtacctacctacatgaAAGTTTTTGAAAAGGTTCGATATTTATaggtaaatccatactaatattataaataggaaattaagtgtgtgtgtctgtttgtttgtccgtctttcacggcaaaacggaacgacgaattgacgtgattttttaagtggagatagttgaagggatggagagtgacataggctactttttgtctctttctaacgcgagtaaagccgcgggctaaagctagttcATATATAAAGCGTGGACATTGATCATGGTTATTGTTAAGTATATTCGTAACACAAAACTGGGGTATCAAAGGGTCCATAACCTGTGTTATTTGGTTACCAGCGCGAGGGATaccaaaaaaaattacaaaaaaatataattattaattattcacTGAATGCTGAATTGCGCTtgttataaaattttatttcttGAATTATAAGTTCCCAGCTGTACTGAATAAatttccaaaaataaaaaataaattttatcacGAGAAATAATGCCAGTGATGTTGGTAATGactatataagaggaagcctgaaagtagcgccagtgaattgagaggaagtagattagcatggtatgggcatgtaatgcggagggatgaaagcaatgttataaaacgagtggtaaatatgaaagtggatggatacaatggtagtggaaggcctaagaaaagatggatggaatgtgtgaacaacgatatgagagtgaaaggtattagtatggaaatgacggctgatagcgagaaatggaggaagatgatctgctgcgccgaccccaaataatgggaaaagggcaagggaatgatgatgatgatgatgttggtAATGACTAATgatttgaactttatttttatttgcagaaaaaatAGACCCCCTAGCCAAAGGAGAGTTCATCGCAGAGAAAGAAGTAATGTGTTACATGGCCTGTGTTATGAAAATGGCTGGCACTGTAAGTTAAACGAACAATATTTACTTGCAAggtgcagcggggcaaatctcgactggggggcaaatataactggtccattttttccatgttttacaatgtttgcttaaataataaatagagtgtccaccggttatatacggTAGgtgcgtgttcagtggatacatgtagaactcaacatcatagcgTAATAATGGAAagaaatggatcagttacaattgcccccccagtcgatatttgccccCCTTTGATTGTCCAAAAACAGATGAAAATGTCGCATTTTATCCGTATGTGAGACAAAGTGCTTAGTTCGATGCCAAATTGTGGTTTTCTTGTAAtatccttttcccctcactagctcggaaacacgtgttttgtcctttaataccagcgggtaaaaacgcattttatccactagtggataaagtaatttgatcttgaatagaggcaaattttctgctttaaaattgataaaagtgggttaatctagtgatgaagatgttttaccacctgtggaactagtggaagcaatgataaaggcgttttttgcgttgtacttactttcctcgctatagtgaggggaaaagttttgtgttacactcgggtgcaaatgtattttacttctcgtgctttaaaaaactcgcaagttcaggattctattctcgactatagaatcctttcacttgctcgtttttcaattccacgctcggcgttaaaatacaactttgcccccttgtataacaaataactatttccttaATAATTTCTCTACGCACTACGAATTTGTCTTGGTCAGTCACTACGTGTGCTCGTTTCAGGTCAAAAATGGGAAATTGAGCTACGATGCTGCGATGAAGCAGGCAGACATGCTCTTACCAGAGGAAATCAAAGAGCCTGCAAAAGCGGCACTGACTGCGTGCAAGAAAGTTGGTTAGTATTCGTATAAaacctaataacctaaccacaaaataaaaaatttgaaaaaactaccgaccgcgacatagtggaccgattttcatgaaaaatggctaagaacactcccgactaactcagctttcagacaaaaaaaactaaatctaaatcggttcatccgtttgagagctaatacgatgccacagacagacacacaaagagacagacagataaacagacagaacagacacgtcaaacttataacaccacgtCATTTTTGcaccgggggttaaaaattaatataattgtaCTCTTCTTTTTCAGCGGACGCCTACAAAGATATATGCGAAGCTGCATTTCATGTAACTAAATGTGTTTTCAACCATAATCCTGATATATTTTATTTCCCATAATAAATATTCATGAAATGTCTAAAAGTACGTATCTTTTATTGGACCTGTAATTaatacttagggccagttgcatcacacagttaacagacacaaACATCGTCTATGGAACTtgtcatacaataaaatttagcaaACGTTttgacggtgacagacggtttggtgcaaccgacccttattCTATCAATTTTATCATATAGATAATATAATACTTTATCAAATCATCATTCCCAAATAGACTTTTTACATCACCTATTCGAAAAGGGGGTTTTGCACCCTTGCTAAGTAGGATCAAATAAGTGGCACTTTGCTCCCCTGCTACGACGGATGAAAGAAGCAATTTTACCGTCCTTAGAATGTGTCACATGGTAGACATTCCTTGGGcgttatattattttagaatcCCTCGATATACGTGGAGTTCAATTATAAAAATCCTTCGTTTTGTTCAGGATTCCATAAACGCCATCGCTGTGAATATCCTTTTGTTCCCTTCTGACACAATCGAATATTTTTGCTTTGAGCTCTCTCAGCGTACGAATCCATAGGACGAGATACGAACAGGCTGATTCTGACGTACACTGTCAGGTCAGgctaatagaatagaatagaatagaatagaatagactAAACGTTTAAATATATGTAGGGTTTACTGGTTtctgaaattcgaactatgtgcaatttccacaatgttgttatttcaaggacaacattatctcgatttatcgggtttcacttGTTAACCCTCGTATAGCCAACCAAACCGAATGGGCACTCACGAaaaagcgctagtagatatctatctctatcgcgcttgcgtaaatacgcaagcgcgataaatagatatctactagcgtggtgagcgtttcgtgagcgattgtgccattcggctagccaccctgggcacTAAAAACCTAATTACTCCCCCCCCTTTTTcaaatcaatttttaagtgttatggctcgtcgatgattccgccaacatcaaggtttaggaaggcaccattttatgaaaataattttattggtcGAAAACccaacatttttcaaatttgccgcctattatagtgccaagatttggttgaccgtctatatttCAACAAAATTATTCATTTAGGTATTCACTTTATTAATTAAGTaagtacatccatactaatattataaatgggaaagtgtgtgtgtctgtttgtttgtccgttcttcacggcaaaacggagcgacgtattgtcgtgattctttaagtggagatagttgaagggatggagagtgacataggctactttttgtctctttctaacgcgagcgaagccgcgggcaaaagctagtttatctATAAATGTAGAAGCTCGATCGAACGAAATGCACGTTACATGTATGGTATCGTACAATTATGTCATTCTGATATTAATATAGTTAGGTAGAAGAACTAGAAGATCATGAAATAGTAGTGTAGTGTAAGCAGCCATATTTACAAATTATGCTCCATCATAAGTACTTTATATAATAAAAACACAACGAATGTGATATGGAAAATAGATAGGCAACTACCATCATTATAAAAATTGCTAGTGCAAAGCTAACGATTCGGAACTAATGTCAACGACAATCAGTGAGAGGAAGGTCATTGAAGTTTTTCGGGAGATACGTAATTGTACACTCAGCATCAATTATTACTATTGTTTGAAGACTTTGAAATACAAGAACGATTATTTTAAACGTGAGTAAACAACATTATAAAGCCTTAAGAGGAAACAGGAGTATTTTTTTAAGCAAATGGGGCTTTAGTCcgaaatagtagtgtgtctacttaAGAAAACCAATTGAAATATTTTCTGTTCCTATATTTACCatacttttgaaaaaaaaaacacactgcTCTGTTTTATGTCGACGGAAGAACAAGTTGTACCTATGGATGGACGATTTGTTTGGAGAAATGACCACTCATGATGCCACCTATCTCTAGCCGCCAAcgacaaaataattattataatcgtCATGGAAACGTGGCGTGATAATAGTTATAGGAAATTTTTCGCCCGCCATCCTCAATGTCCTACAATTATATAGGTGGTGTGCTGACGTGACCAAAATGTGCTCGAAAATTTAGCCATAAGATAGGGTACGCGAGCCACATAAAGGCacaccagaccctttagcacaacttgcctcgtcgcgcgcgagtccatacttgaagacgcgcttgatgtatgaactcgcgcgcgacaaagcaagttgtgctaaaggggctgaAAGTGGAACAGCAACACTCTCTATCTTGACATTGTCTGTTCCAGAACACGCAGTCGCTGTGGCCGAAATCGGCCATGACAGTATCAtcatggtatcatggagctgagcTGATGATACCatgcgtctgtgtgcgtgcgtgaaGCAGAAAGGTGGTTATTAGGAACTCTGTAATGAAATGTCGTATCGCCATCGAGTACCTAAGGGgcttttagaaacgtctcggagagcagtagatgactgttgaaagtacagtcggcgataaaaacttgtgccaaaaatgaaattttcgcgaaaaaagtaatttaacactttcgctaccaagaacccgactgtcgggcacaccgctcgtagaagcgtagccgattacatggggaaacccgtatgtagcgaaaatgtcgtagcgccgcgtagagcccggtttcgaaagtgttaacagtAGATATGTAAGATGTAAGCGTTGATCAATGACTATGATAGACATTTACATAATTTGTAAaactgtaggtacagtcagcatcaatgaCAGTAATGTTTGCGTTGACGAATGCATACCGTAAAATATATTCAATTAGGTACCTAAGTGAatcaaaaatgtatgaaaattttacaCAGCTTACACCattataatttacaaattgaaTAGTATCGACTATTATGATATGGAATAACCGGATGCTTTGTTAGATATATCTATCTAATTATTAATATCCGGATTACCTACATTTAAATACAGAATTTCGACAAATCTTACTTCAGTTTTCATCACGCATAGCTATGTCAAAGTTGTTTCAATTTTTATTATGTTGTTGTGTTGTTGGACTCTCTTATGTAAGTAATTTTCTTATATATCTAAATactgtataaggtacagcggggcaaatctcgactgggagggcaaatgtaactaatgatctttttccattattacactatgatggttctacatatatccactgaacacacctaccatatatgaccggtggacactctatttaataatgcaaacattgtaaaacatggaaaaaaaataccacttacatttgcccctcagtcgagatttaccccgctgtattACCTTACTCAAAGTTGAACTAACTTTATTGAATAACGAATAGTATTTAATATTTGTAAGTAATTACATCAATAACTTACATTATACACGCTGAAACAAAACAAACCTAAGGAACACAAGAATACTAGACCAAAATACATTTTGCATACCtaaattgtgaaaattttaTCAACTGCATAAATAATTTTTCGTTTACAAATGTATAATGATATAATCTATGAAAATATCCAAATACAGTGCAAGAGCGAGGGCGAAATAAAGCAGTACTTCATAAAACTAGGAGTGACCTGTAGCAAGGACCACATGATCACACCAGACGAGATGGTCATGCTTCAGAAACACAAGATGCCCGACAGTGAGAATGCGAGGTGCTTGATGGCTTGCGTTTATAGGAAGGCCACTTGGGTATGTATTCGTAAagatcatagctgggcaccgttaatcaaatagttaacttaatTATCGCTAACCCGTTACtaaaaatgttaacttcgttaatagttaaagcgatacatttcgacaaatttaacgtaagttaaagttaatctataacccgttaacacgtgaaaaaaaatttACTGTGGGTTTTTAGTTGTATCAGTAATCCGCTATAATGTCTTATATTACTGCAAATTCTGTATAAGCCCGAAGTACAGTAAGCCTATTGAACCCAAGGCTGcatgtggaaggcagtgatcgcctgagctcgAGAGCGGTGCCCGGAGAGCTGCAAAATCACAGCAGGCGGAAGCGTGATCACAATCGTAATGACGTCTAGACATGGAGTTcaaataaattttcatttttggTTGTGACGCGACTTTGACGATCTTGGTGGTTATTCTTTCACTTAATTTTGCAAGCAACAATCTTCTAGGTCGCATCAAAACGAGTTTAAAAACATGACAAACTGTTAAATCAGAATCGAAAACTTGGTCCACGTTCAGAAATTATAACTTGTACCAATATAACTTTTAAACGTTTCTGTTCAGTAGATATATGAACCACATTGTAAAGTATGGCTTGAAAAGAAGAAATCGGTCAGTTTCCAATTACACTTCATGTAAAGATTAACCAATTGaatacttatgtatttcttcACGGGGTAACCTTGCTTAAGTTACCAGCAACACCACGAGTTTTTATAAATAGGTTTGTATAGCGGAGTAGGCTATCACAATAGTCTGAAACGACAGGCCTACAAGGGCAACGCTGGCGGGGTATCGGAAGCCTACAACCTACAACCGAGTGCCCGAAAGCCTGGGCAAAAAGCGAGCGTTGGAacaccccagggggtttagtccgtgggagtcggacatacccactggctctcccgggccagtggcatccataatggattcccccagggtaaaaaaaaagtacagacGTATAGGGGTAAAATTCATCATCAGCCTATACTGCAGATAGTACCTACATATGTTAACGGTTAGCTGAAGTATAACATAGGTAGGCCCCGCAGCCgcatggcatttctgcaacgcgaaacgaaaacgaaacgccgcgaaaagtagtctgggtctgtcgcgcacgggtgcgccaaagttcatataaaattgttatatagattattggtagtccgaaaatgtttctcatacaattttacattataacgatcattatttataacaattttatgttaataactatcgtaacttcgaatgacttatgttcataatgtcattcatcataaatacgttttatactaatgtttatgtttatatacttattgatcataacgattgcgagtaatataatttatcgttatattatttttaacagaacagacatcacatgtgacagtccagttaggtgcgacgacgagcgtagcgaggaggagcgtgttaggttgaccgtgagcgaaccagaaacgaatttttaatgtaaattgtatatgtcactgtaaaagcttcaagcgcacttctataaatggcacaagtttttcatagaacttccccaaaactttttaaataattttatgatgaatgattttcttaaacacaaaattatgaatgttattaaatatttgtatagaatttatgattaaaaattttcggctaaatgattattatgaacagtgatagtagtactattgataataatgaaacaaaattatgataagtaaaattatgagaaatgatcattcggagcacaaatcagtataaacaataattttataacaaataattttatatgagccaatatggacccgtcGCGCACATACGCGTGAGTGTTtcgagcgtttgtgccattcgactacgtacCCAGGTAGGTATTTAATAGCTACAACAAATAGTACAAATACAATCATGAGGGAACATAAGAATATTCACGTGTGTTACAGATGGACGATAAAGGCATGTTTGACGTCGCTGCGGCTGAGGCGATGGCTGAAAAGCATCACGGAGAAGACACCACTATGATAGAAAATTCTAAGAAATTATTCGATCACTGCAAGTCAGGTGAGTTCTTATCAGCATAGAGGAATGAATAAAGAGCTGTAacaccatacatcagtaaatgcgagttatttgtacctataggcatagttatagtgacatctagtgacaatcactcgtcaatcacgcgtcaaatagcgagaattatcagtaccactactcgatacaagtggcaacagtgtctcgtctgccaaaaaaataatattagaaaagtttacaacttatattacaagcagaagaaaacagaatactgattaatactattgtaatattagctaaaaattggtgaacattaaactcttcgttcgtcgctacatttattgacaagtagcagtactgataatttacgctagttggcgcgtgattgacgtgtgattgtcgctagatgtcactataactgcatagttatagtgacatctagcatcTATACAAATGACTTTTAATGGATATTTTTGCTACCGGCAAATCAGAAAAGATTTACCTTCTATCTTCAGTAGTcttgggcacacctcggacactggcgatcaaatatatgaaagacgttcctagcacacattctaagctcgtgtaggtgaacgcgtaccaaacttgtatgagtgagatataacAGGTTTACTGTGAGATAaccgctagatgtcacttaactatttattcctctatgcaCAAACTAAAGTATTTATGTTGGTAATTTGTTCCAGTAAACGACCCACCCGTAAAAGACGGAGAGAAAGGATGCGAAAGAGCAGTTTTGTTGTTCAATTGTCTAACTGAAAATGCTTCCAAGGTAAACAaccataagtacctacttgttttATACGATAAACTGATGGACTAagataagggcccatttagacggtacgagttcgcatacgagttttattacattgcgataTTTGATGGCTATGCAAAATCGTATGTAACCTCGACAGCCCGCaacgtaactaaaatcgcaagcgagttcgcacgccgtctaaatcaggcctaagagCCCAAAGCTGCTAGACTAGACAGCGCCAATAGTAAATTATGATTATCAGTTCCGAACAGTATTCTCTATCAcacttattatataaaaatcagccttgagaattaaaaaaaccttatagcaaaaactCGCCGACGGGCCgaaataggtaggtaatatgcAAACATTAAACGTAGAtacgatacgaactctacattatcccaaagtttcatccttgagaaaatgaggaagatctggtggctctgggctcttaaTCCATGAACAGATATAcgccgtgtttttattgaattccgttaacttcggcatatagttaggtcctttataggaaacagaatggcacagttagttttcttaaatttgtattttttctaaaaaaaaaccatacacctgcgatagatgttaacttcaattgctgttgagaaacgggctttacaattaactcacatt includes these proteins:
- the LOC125235207 gene encoding general odorant-binding protein 72-like isoform X1, with amino-acid sequence MRTSISQFRLLVDFMQKHNRYICASASPMYRKICHLILMQMTMKQIKQTGKTIRKTCQPKNNVADEKIDPLAKGEFIAEKEVMCYMACVMKMAGTVKNGKLSYDAAMKQADMLLPEEIKEPAKAALTACKKVADAYKDICEAAFHVTKCVFNHNPDIFYFP
- the LOC125235207 gene encoding general odorant-binding protein 72-like isoform X2, producing the protein MMLILTVKLLILITFCDAMTMKQIKQTGKTIRKTCQPKNNVADEKIDPLAKGEFIAEKEVMCYMACVMKMAGTVKNGKLSYDAAMKQADMLLPEEIKEPAKAALTACKKVADAYKDICEAAFHVTKCVFNHNPDIFYFP
- the LOC125235478 gene encoding general odorant-binding protein 19d-like — protein: MSKLFQFLLCCCVVGLSYCKSEGEIKQYFIKLGVTCSKDHMITPDEMVMLQKHKMPDSENARCLMACVYRKATWMDDKGMFDVAAAEAMAEKHHGEDTTMIENSKKLFDHCKSVNDPPVKDGEKGCERAVLLFNCLTENASKMGFNI